A window from Mus caroli chromosome 2, CAROLI_EIJ_v1.1, whole genome shotgun sequence encodes these proteins:
- the LOC110290543 gene encoding salivary lipocalin-like — MPRRHSRGMKLLLLLSVGLGLTWALQDFHPEQVTGPWHTLKLASTDRSLIEEGGAYRCFMTDIVLLDNGNLNVTYFHRKDGKCVKEFYIAEETDTPGHYTFEYQGRNSLTFVDVTENFAIMDLENQSEGGTTIVIEFHGRSLSTDELGWERYLVHTRRRGIAPENIVDLSLSRRCDTH; from the exons ATGCCAAGAAGACACAGCAGAGGAATGAAGCTTCTACTGCTGCTGAGTGTGGGGCTGGGCCTGACCTGGGCCCTGCAGGACTTCCACCCTGAGCAG GTAACAGGACCTTGGCACACCCTCAAGCTGGCTTCCACTGACCGGTCTCTCATTGAGGAAGGAGGTGCCTATCGATGCTTCATGACTGACATTGTCCTCCTGGACAATGGCAACCTGAATGTCACCTACTTCCACAG gaaagaTGGAAAGTGTGTGAAGGAATTCTACATCGCAGAGGAGACTGACACGCCTGGCCACTACACCTTTGAGT ACCAAGGCAGAAACTCTCTGACTTTTGTGGATGTTACTGAGAACTTCGCCATCATGGACTTGGAAAACCAGAGTGAAGGGGGCACCACCATCGTAATTGAGTTCCACG GCAGGAGTCTGTCCACAGATGAGCTTGGATGGGAACGCTATCTCGTTCACACACGCAGAAGAGGCATCGCACCAGAGAACATTGTGGACCTTTCCTTGTCTC GTCGATGTGACACACACTAG